In the genome of Tachysurus vachellii isolate PV-2020 chromosome 9, HZAU_Pvac_v1, whole genome shotgun sequence, one region contains:
- the foxf1 gene encoding forkhead box protein F1 produces the protein MTAEVQQPSVQPPAQSSPMSAPEKAHAQSAAMDAASSTTKAKKTNAGIRRPEKPPYSYIALIVMAIQSSPTKRLTLSEIYQFLQSRFPFFRGSYQGWKNSVRHNLSLNECFIKLPKGLGRPGKGHYWTIDPASEFMFEEGSFRRRPRGFRRKCQALKPSMYSMMNGLGFNHLPESYNFQGSGGGLSCPPNSLSLESGIGMMNGHLAGNMEGMGLAGHSMSHLSANSGHSYMGNCTGSTGSEYPHHDNSASPLLSGGGVMEPHPVYSSTTSAWAPAPSASVNNGASYIKQQPLSPCNPGANPLQPSLPTHSLDQSYLHQNGHSTTDLQGIPRYHSQSPSMCDRKEFVFSFNAMTSSTMHSPGSGSYYHHQQVAYQDIKPCVM, from the exons ATGACGGCCgaggtccagcagccttccgtgcaACCGCCTGCCCAAAGCAGCCCGATGTCCGCGCCCGAGAAAGCGCACGCTCAATCGGCGGCCATGGACGCGGCCTCCTCCACCACGAAAGCCAAAAAGACAAATGCCGGCATAAGGCGTCCTGAGAAGCCTCCGTATTCGTACATCGCGCTCATCGTCATGGCCATCCAGAGCTCTCCGACCAAGCGTCTTACGCTCAGTGAGATCTACCAGTTCCTTCAGAGTCGTTTTCCGTTCTTCCGCGGCTCTTACCAGGGCTGGAAAAACTCTGTGCGCCACAACTTGTCCTTAAACGAGTGTTTCATTAAGCTGCCCAAGGGGCTCGGGCGGCCAGGGAAGGGCCATTACTGGACCATCGACCCTGCCAGCGAGTTCATGTTCGAGGAGGGCTCTTTTCGGCGCAGACCACGCGGATTCCGGCGCAAATGTCAGGCGCTCAAGCCTTCTATGTACAGCATGATGAACGGTCTCGGGTTCAACCACCTACCCGAGTCTTACAACTTCCAGGGCAGCGGCGGAGGCCTGTCTTGCCCACCAAATAGTTTATCCTTAGAGAGCGGGATTGGGATGATGAACGGACATTTGGCAGGCAATATGGAGGGAATGGGCCTGGCGGGACACTCCATGTCTCATCTGTCGGCCAACAGTGGACATTCCTACATGGGGAACTGTACAGGATCCACGGGGAGCGAGTATCCCCATCACGACAACTCAGCCTCGCCCCTGCTGTCCGGCGGCGGAGTCATGGAGCCGCATCCCGTTTACTCGAGCACGACCTCGGCGTGGGCGCCCGCGCCGTCTGCTTCAGTTAATAATGGAGCGTCTTACATTAAACAGCAGCCACTGTCTCCTTGCAACCCCGGGGCAAATCCTTTACAGCCGAGCTTACCAACACACTCTTTGGACCAGTCATATCTGCACCAGAATGGACACAGTACGACCGACCTACAAG GTATTCCCAGGTACCATTCCCAATCTCCCAGCATGTGCGACCGGAAGGAGTTCGTCTTCTCTTTCAACGCCATGACATCTTCAACTATGCATTCACCTGGAAGCGGCTCTTATTATCATCACCAACAAGTCGCCTATCAGGACATCAAGCCTTGCGTGATGTGA